One Rhinolophus ferrumequinum isolate MPI-CBG mRhiFer1 chromosome X, mRhiFer1_v1.p, whole genome shotgun sequence genomic window, TGCCAAGTCTGCTCACCTCAGCGTGGTCTGATCTGGAAATACGGCCTCAGTATGTGTCACCAGTGTTTCCGTCACTACGCGAAGGATATAAGCTTCAATAAGTTGGACTAAGTGAACTTCCATGAATGAATTCTTCAAGATATCTACCTTACTGCAGACACAATTCCAGCTctttgtacataaaataaaaaaatacttcaattaaaaaaaaagaacttgagtTTTCAGACATCAGAATTTGGGCAACTTCCCTAAAGAttcagtattctcatctgtaaaacatatGTAATTATAACTATATCATAGTGTTatagacattaaataaaatagtatatgtaaaatactAGGCAGAGTGCCTCACCATTAATATCATTATACTTACAGATACAAACATACTTTCGGACTCAGAAATGCAATGAAGTAGGAGGTATGCAT contains:
- the LOC117028647 gene encoding 40S ribosomal protein S29-like; the encoded protein is MGHQLLYWSHPRKSGQGSHSCQVCSPQRGLIWKYGLSMCHQCFRHYAKDISFNKLD